AGGCCCATGTGTTCCTCTTGAAGAATGAGGGCCAAAGCGGAATTGATGAAAGCCTTACAGGCGTATATGACTAGTGTATTAGGGTAGCGGCTCTCGAACTCGTGGTGATATTCAGCACACTTACTGCGCAGTGTGGCTTCGTCAAAAATGCAGAGCGGCGTGCCGTATTTGGCTGCCAAGGCTACGGTATCACAGCCGCCAATGGTGAGGCGGCCCCTGCTATTCAATCCCGCCGTTTGTGGGGAAAGGGGGAACTTAGGTAATTTCTCTCGTTTTTTCACTTAGGGGCGCCAGCCTCTATTCGTCTTCTATTCCTGAGTCCTTAATATATTCAACCGCATCTCCTACGGTTACTATCTTCTTGGCATCTTCATCGGGAATCTCTATTTTCTTGTGGGGGGTGCTGAATGCTTCCTCCAGCGCCATTATCAACTCTACCAAATCGAGTGAATCGGCGTTGAAGTCTTGAACAAAGGATGCTTTAGCCACAACCTCTTCGTCTTTGACACCCAGTTGCTCCACAATAATCTGTTTTACCCTGTCGAAAACTGTAGCCACTATATAGTCACCCCCTCTTCATTCTTTGGATGCTGCATAAGCTCGGCATAAACAGAACCTAAGACGCCATTGATGAATTTAGGAGAACTGTCACTTCCGAAGGCCTTTGCTAGCTCGACGGCTTCATTAATAGCCACTTTTGCGGGAACCACCGCTGATAGAAGCTCATAAATCGCCAGCCGCAGGATGTTTCTATCTACAACAGCCATCTGCTGCAAGGGCCAGGCAGGTGCAAACTTTTGAATCAGTTCATCGATAGTCCCCCTGTTTTCCAGCACCTTCAAGACCAACTCTCGGGTGAAGGTAGATGTGTCCTCAGGCAGAGAGGAGTCTTCAAGCAATCGGCCTAAGGACCCCGTGGCATCATGGCCTGTGCAATCGACCTCAAACAATGTCTGCAGGGCCATTGCTCTAGCCTCTCGTCGTGTCAGCAGGGATGCTTTCATAGGTATGGTGATTCTCCTAAGCAGTACCGTAAAACATGAAAAGCGTGCAGCCCTAAGTATAACATTGGTTTCTTGTCAAGTGAAGAGTCCTATACCTGAATCCGTGATCACTTCCTCTTGGTTTCCATACTTATGATCTTGACTTCTTTGTTGATCCGCTTGATCAGGCCGCTCAATACCTGGCCGGGTCCTATCTCGATAAAGGTGGATACCCCGTTTTCGATCATGTATTCTACGGACCTTTGCCATCGCACACAATTGCATAACTGGTTTGATAGTTCGGCTTTTACAGCTTCGGCTGTGGTTATAGGGAGGGCTGTGGTATTAGCCACAATAGGGATGGCCGGATCACGGAAGGTGAGTCTTGAGATAGCATGGGTCATTCCTTCGGCAGCAGGTTGCATCAGTTTAGAATGAAAGGCGCCACTGACCTGCAGGGGGACTACCCTCTGAGCGCCTTTTGCCCTGGCTAACTCAGTAGCCTGGGCCAGCGATTGGATTGAGCCGCTGACAGCTATTTGCCCGGGACAATTGATGTTTGCAATCTGCGTTCCGGCATGTTGGCACACGTCGTTTGTTGAGGCCTCATCCAGACCGATAATAGCTATCATACCTCCCTGAGCCTTCTCTCCTGCTTCCTGCATCAGGCGGCCTCTCTCCCTGGCAAGATAGAGCGCATCCCTGAGGTTGAGTACCCGGGCAGCTACGAGAGCGGTGTACTCACCCAGGCTGTGACCGGCCAGGAAGGCTGGTGCCATGGGGTTATCTTGAAGCTCTGGACTGGCTCTCAAATAGGCTATGCTGACTGCCAGTATCGCTGGCTGAGCATTGATGGTTTGCCGGAGCACATCCTCAGGTCCTTCAAAACACAGTCTGGAAAGGGCGAACCCCAAGCTGGAGTCGGCTTCTTCAAAAACGGCCCTTGCTTGAGGTGAGCTTGTGGCAATGTCTTGCCCCATACCCATCCACTGTGAGCCCTGACCAGGGAAGACATAAGCGATTTGGCTCCCCGTACTCATAGGCAATCTTGTTGACCTCCTTGGTGCAGTGTGACAACTCTCCTGAAAAGTTGGAGCACTCCCCATCCGGCAAGCCGTTTTCAGTTGGGTAGCATGGTTCTCAGTCGGGCGGCGATTGCTGAACTTGACGGTGCTTTAGACGCCAGCCCAGGCGATATTGGACAACGAGGCCCGAGACTCCTTGTCCCTTGGCGGACCATGTTGATCACCTTTAGTTGCGGATGTTCGACAGCTAAAGGCTTGGACGTGGGTGAGCTATAGGGCTACTATGAACTCTTTTTGCCCTTGCTCTTGATGATCTCCTCGCCACCATAATTCCCACAGGTAGGGCAGACGGTGTGGGATAGCTTGAGACTGTGGCATTGCGGGCAGGCCTCAGTAGCTGGTGGAGTGAGGGCTATGTGGCTTCGCCGTACACCGTGGCGTGCCTTGGAAGTTTTTCTCTTAGGTAGTGGTGCCATGTAATTGATTACCTCGACTTTCTTGTAGACTTTAATTTTTCGAACGCAACCGCAAATGCTGTTTGGCGGTTGGGTGTGCAGTGGCAGGTGGTTTCATTCAGATTAGCTCCACATTGTGGGCAAAGGCCGGCGCAATTGGTGCGGCAGAGAGGTTTCATGGGTGCGGCCAGCAGAATCTGCTGACGGATGACTTCAGTGAGATCCAGAATATGGCGTTCATCTATGACGGAAGAGGTCGAATCATCGGGTAGAGATAGTGGCTCACCGCTCATGATATCTACTGAAGGGTAGAATTCCTCTTCTATCTTGAACGCTAGCGGATAGTGAAAGAGGGTCAAACAGCGGCTGCACACCAGATTGCCCTTGCTGGTAAATGTGCCTCGGACAAGGATACTGTTTGCTGCGTGCAGTAGCTGTCCCTTTCCCTGGACACGATGCCCTGACTCCTGTTCAGAGCAGATCGTGTCATCGATTTCAAAGCTACGGGTAGCCCCTGTGGGTTCCTTGAGTAGCTGAGCGACATTAATCCTCATAAATAATTGACTGCCTATTTCTTAAACTCAGTTATGCTGCCCCAGCCGACTTTATCAGGTGATTCAACCAGCTTTCTTTGCCTGACCAGGTCCCTGATGCTGGATAATGTGGCGTTTACTTCAGGGGTGACAAGTACCCACTCTTGTCCTGACGGTATCCAGTAAGGAGAGTTGATGCGTATTACCTTCAGTTCCCCTAGGTTCAGATAAATGCCAAATTTCTCACCCTGCATTCAGACTCCTTTTTATTCCCTCTAATTTTAGCATAACTTCCTCTATGGCATTGTCTGGAATTGAGGTGCCGGTGGTCACGCCGACAGCTCTTTGTCCTTTGAGCCAGGTATCTTCAATGTCTTCGGCTGTTTCAATATGGTGTGTCTCTGTTCCTGCTGAGGAACATACCTCGGCGAGGCAGCGAGTGTTGGCGCTGTTTCGGCCACCTACCACTATCATGAGGCTTACCTTATTGGCCAGTGCCAGGGCCTCAGCTTGCCGCCTTTTAGTGATATGGCACAGAGTGTTGACAATCCGCAGTTCTTCTACCTGTGGGAGGATCGAGACGGCGAGAGTATCTACGAAGCTGATGAATTGAGCAGGGTTTCGGGTGGTTTGGGAAAGGAGTCCCAGACGCTGAGGCAGATCATCAAGCTTGGAAATAGCTTGGCTGTCCAGAGTAGCTATGCCTTTCTGGTCGGCCCAGCCGAGTATCCCCCTGACTTCAGGGTGAGTTGGGTCCCCAAATACGATTACCCAGAACCCTGCTGTGGATAGTTCCTTGGCAGC
This Chloroflexota bacterium DNA region includes the following protein-coding sequences:
- the acpP gene encoding acyl carrier protein → MATVFDRVKQIIVEQLGVKDEEVVAKASFVQDFNADSLDLVELIMALEEAFSTPHKKIEIPDEDAKKIVTVGDAVEYIKDSGIEDE
- the nusB gene encoding transcription antitermination factor NusB: MKASLLTRREARAMALQTLFEVDCTGHDATGSLGRLLEDSSLPEDTSTFTRELVLKVLENRGTIDELIQKFAPAWPLQQMAVVDRNILRLAIYELLSAVVPAKVAINEAVELAKAFGSDSSPKFINGVLGSVYAELMQHPKNEEGVTI
- the fabD gene encoding ACP S-malonyltransferase, with translation MSTGSQIAYVFPGQGSQWMGMGQDIATSSPQARAVFEEADSSLGFALSRLCFEGPEDVLRQTINAQPAILAVSIAYLRASPELQDNPMAPAFLAGHSLGEYTALVAARVLNLRDALYLARERGRLMQEAGEKAQGGMIAIIGLDEASTNDVCQHAGTQIANINCPGQIAVSGSIQSLAQATELARAKGAQRVVPLQVSGAFHSKLMQPAAEGMTHAISRLTFRDPAIPIVANTTALPITTAEAVKAELSNQLCNCVRWQRSVEYMIENGVSTFIEIGPGQVLSGLIKRINKEVKIISMETKRK
- the rpmF gene encoding 50S ribosomal protein L32, encoding MAPLPKRKTSKARHGVRRSHIALTPPATEACPQCHSLKLSHTVCPTCGNYGGEEIIKSKGKKSS
- a CDS encoding DUF177 domain-containing protein, with amino-acid sequence MRINVAQLLKEPTGATRSFEIDDTICSEQESGHRVQGKGQLLHAANSILVRGTFTSKGNLVCSRCLTLFHYPLAFKIEEEFYPSVDIMSGEPLSLPDDSTSSVIDERHILDLTEVIRQQILLAAPMKPLCRTNCAGLCPQCGANLNETTCHCTPNRQTAFAVAFEKLKSTRKSR
- the ispH gene encoding 4-hydroxy-3-methylbut-2-enyl diphosphate reductase, with protein sequence MEIEKATEIGFCFGVKRALNILEKAIRDCGEVETLGPVVHNQQVVDKFSQLGVKVVSNINQVKSGVAVIPSHGVSPQVSEELAVRGLKVVDTTCPNVRKAQQAAKELSTAGFWVIVFGDPTHPEVRGILGWADQKGIATLDSQAISKLDDLPQRLGLLSQTTRNPAQFISFVDTLAVSILPQVEELRIVNTLCHITKRRQAEALALANKVSLMIVVGGRNSANTRCLAEVCSSAGTETHHIETAEDIEDTWLKGQRAVGVTTGTSIPDNAIEEVMLKLEGIKRSLNAG